The following are from one region of the Paenibacillus sp. JZ16 genome:
- a CDS encoding nuclear transport factor 2 family protein, whose product MNSMKMKDMINEYVRAYNSFDIEGMIALLHEKIEFRNISSGSIDVETKGIEEFREIAEQSKSLFSYRCQTIIGYSFEDDKTQVAIDYEGILAKDLPNGMKAGEKIHLKGKSVFAFRDDKVAVIEDHS is encoded by the coding sequence GTGAATTCTATGAAAATGAAGGACATGATTAATGAGTATGTGAGAGCCTATAATTCTTTTGATATCGAGGGGATGATTGCTCTTCTGCATGAGAAGATCGAGTTCAGAAACATATCAAGCGGATCGATCGACGTGGAGACCAAAGGAATCGAGGAATTTCGAGAGATCGCCGAACAGTCCAAGTCGTTATTCTCCTATCGTTGTCAGACGATCATTGGTTATTCGTTCGAAGATGACAAGACTCAGGTTGCGATCGACTACGAGGGTATTCTTGCTAAAGATCTCCCCAACGGTATGAAGGCCGGCGAGAAGATTCATCTGAAGGGAAAGTCCGTATTTGCGTTTAGAGACGATAAGGTAGCAGTGATAGAGGATCATAGTTGA